The genomic DNA CGAAGAAAGAAAAGGTCACGAACGTCGAGCCGGTCAAGAGCACCGAGGCCGACCCCAAACTGCCCAAGGAGAGCGTCGACCTGATCTTCATGGTCGACGTTTACCACGAACTCTCGCAGCCCTACGAGATGACCGAGAAGATGGTGGCGTCGCTGAAGCCGGGCGGGCGGATGGTGTTCGTCGAGTTCCGCCTGGAGGACGACAAGGTGCCGATCAAACTGGTCCACAAGATGACCGAGCGGCAGGTCATCCGCGAGATGGGTCCGTTCCCGGAGATGGAACACACCAAGACGGTCGAAACACTGCCGTGGCAGCACATCATCATCTTCACGAAGAAGGCGGCGAAGTAGCGGTCCGCCCCGGTCCGCCCGGGTGTGACACGACTTTGCAAAGGCGACGATTACCCGGGGTTCCCGTCGGGCTGGCATGGGGGATGCAGCTTACCTGTCGTCACCGGAATCATCTCCCCGACGGGTATCGAGCCATGACGGGCGAAAACACCAAGAAATACCGGGCCAACCTCCAGGCTCTGGCCACGCAGATTCGGGCCACGGTCGCGGGCCTGACCGATCAGGCCACGTCGCCGCTCGGCGGCGAGTCCGCGGGCGGCATCTCGAACGCCCCGCTCCACCTCGCGGACATGGGGAGTGAGGCTTACAACCAGGAACTCGGAGCCACCCTGCTGGAAAACGAATTGTTCATCGGCGAAGAAGTGGCGGCCGCTCTGGAGCGGTTGAACAACGGAACTTATGGCAAATGCGAGGGTTGCGGCAAGGCGGTCGCGGCCGAGCGGCTCGATGCCCTGCCCTACGTGCGGCACTGTGTGGTTTGTGCGACGAAGCTGCAATCGGGTCGCCCGATCAATCTGAACGCCGGTCGGCCCGCGGGGTGGCTCGGCGCGCCGGGCTACGAAGGTATGCACCAGACGGGCTCGCCCGTGCGAACCGTTGGCCGGGATTTGGGCGGCGCCCCGAACGACGTCCACGCGGCCGGCACCCCGGGCGGTGGCACCGCCGTGGGCGGACTGGCCGGCACGACCATCGGCGACGGCGCGCTCGACGACGTGAACCTGGAGCAGGCGGCCGCGGGGCGCGAGGAAGAACCGCGGGACGAAGCCGAGGAAGAAGCGGGCGGCGCGTATTCGGGGCCGACCGGCGGGGCCGTGGGTGGTAGCCCGGCGAATAAGCGCACCCGCGGGGGCAACGCAAAGAACCCGGCTGACCTCGGCCGCACGGGCGGGAAATAGGCGGCGAATGAGGACGATCGCGGGGGTGCGTCAGTGTTCTTGAACGAGCAGCGTGCCGTCCGCGGCGAACCAACCCTGGCCGTCGATCTGGTATATGCCGTCGGTTCGGGCGGCCAGGAAGCGGACGACTTCCTGGCAGAGTTTGTCGAGGGTGATTTCGTCCGCGTGGTCGAGCGGCCGGCGGAGCGCGAAGAGGTGTTTGGTGGAGATGACGTGGGTCATGAGTCGGGTGTTGTTCGGACTGTAGTCCATCGTCTCCAGTTCGGCCGCGAATGCGTTGAGCGAGTCCCGCAGGTCGTCTTCGTCCGTTAGATAATGGTCGATGCCGACGGGCGAACCGCCACCCGGCAGAACGAGCTGCCCGCTCGTCCACCCGAGGTCGTCGCCTTTGAAGTGCGGCACGACCGGCAGCCCGACGGCGTGCAAGTGGGTCGCCAGCATGGACGGGGGAACGTCAGTCGCCGCGGCGCCGAACACGCGATACCACATAGACAGAGCTCTCGTACCACCGGCGCGCGGGACCGACACACCACCTGGAACAAGTATACAGGTCGCCCCCTTATTATTCCGCCCCGCCCGCTGCCGGGACGTCATCCCCCTTCACCCGGAACAGCAACATGTTCCGCCCGTACGCGCGGACGTCCCAGGCCGGCAGGTCGGGCAATGCATCGACGGGGAAGCCGTCCTCGGCCTGGATGACGAGGACGGACTCGTCCGGCGCCTTGGCGAGCAGGTCGGTCACGAGCTTGGAAAAGGCGTCGAGTTTCTCGCCCTGGAGGTCCGGGAATGGCGGGCTGAGGAA from Fimbriiglobus ruber includes the following:
- a CDS encoding TraR/DksA family transcriptional regulator — encoded protein: MTGENTKKYRANLQALATQIRATVAGLTDQATSPLGGESAGGISNAPLHLADMGSEAYNQELGATLLENELFIGEEVAAALERLNNGTYGKCEGCGKAVAAERLDALPYVRHCVVCATKLQSGRPINLNAGRPAGWLGAPGYEGMHQTGSPVRTVGRDLGGAPNDVHAAGTPGGGTAVGGLAGTTIGDGALDDVNLEQAAAGREEEPRDEAEEEAGGAYSGPTGGAVGGSPANKRTRGGNAKNPADLGRTGGK